The DNA region ctattgaaataaagttagtggaaaatttGTGGGGAgcaaaagcattaaaaaattattaaaattaggaTGGCTAAggctaatcatgtctacaaattttttaatataaaaagaaacattctttaGGGGAACAATAAATGGAACCGCCTGACGTGGAGGGAGTAGTAGATTAGCTGGAAATACAATCAGGTTTTCTGATTCTGAACATATTTTTGACATTGATTATGTGTTGCCCCCCTTATTGCAGGGCAAGCTCAGAGTTTACCTTGCTCCTTTCCTTCATGGTATGCGCTATACATCGTTTGGTCGTCATTTTACCAAGGTTGAGAAGCTTAAGGAGGTACATTACCCTATTTTGATGGCTGAGAAATTGCTGTTATTGCTACTGCAGCATGGTATTTGTCTTGTTAAATTTGTTCATTAAGATGAGCTCTAATTGCATCACTCAATGTTGGTTCCAATCACCAttccattttaacatttttaaaaataagaaaaatcgtTAAAAACTACCTATAAAAAGTGGTCTTTTGTGAAAAACTACCTACAATAAagttttttgtcaaaaattacctaaaaaatatagtttatttGTCAAAGACTACCAATTAACAGAATCATCCATATTGACCGTTATCTTTAACATTGACCAACATGTGATATGCACATGATTTCATCTTCAACCTCAACTCACCCTTTCATTTCCAGAAATTAGTAGCATTTTCAACCTTCGTCTTCAACAAAACCTACTATGAATGTCCATGAACAGCACATGCATTCCGCATCCAATAGATGAACAACTATCAATACAAGACCATTTATTCTTCTTTCTTATTATTTCTTCTTTTACACTTACTCATTTTGTTCTCTTCTCCTACCTTTTAATTGAATCTTTTGTGATTCAAAATTTGAAGTTGAAAATCGTCAATTGATTACTGCTATTTTGTTTGTTAGGGAAGGGGAAAGCTAGAGATTGAAGATCTAAAGGGGGTTAATTTTATTTAccctaattttgtttttttttttaattgtttttttcattaaatataATAGTTCCCGTTAGTTTTCACAAAAGACTACTTTTTATAGgtagtttttaacaattttttcttaaaaataatagcCTTATTAAGTATACAGTATCTTGACTAGTAATATATAAGTTTAAAAGGGTGAGAAGGTAAGTGAATTAAGCAGTATCAGAAACCTTGTGCATGATGTTTTTACTCTTGACTCTAACTTGGCTTTTTTTGATATTAACCTGGGTTTTGTCATTGcactttaattttaacttggcttttttaattatacatatctttttgaatttttcttgTGTCATTATTCCACTTATAAACTCTCAAATATCTTTCATGTTTTATAGGAAAAGATGTGGTTATGATTAGAGTGTGATGAATTTTTGTCAATGATAGATTTTTTATTCTTACAATTTGATATGCACagattcttgtgagagaccattcTCTAATTGGGCCAGcccattatataatttttaaaatattgtaagtaggcattaagattgatgtaagtagacatttaagatattgaaagtaggcattaagaataaagtaagtaactattaaggataatataaataggcattaagaatacggtaagtaggaattaatctttaatgaactgggcttgagatacgtctctcaaacagatggtctctcaagagactactTGTTTGATATATTTGGTGTAGTTTACTCTTGATTCGTTGTCTGCCTTGATGAATTTTCTGAAATCTTTGGTTCTCTTTACAGGTTGCTGATAAAATTATGTGGTTACTCtttccaattaatttttttatttaaagttatttaCAAACATTTTTTGCATAAAATGGTTGCTATCTGCAGCATTTTTGTTCATCGAATTGATACTTAACCAGCCGAATAAATTACTTGGTTTTTCGGTGTACGAGATGATTTGGAGTAGCTAAAACTTCAAAAAGTATGCGCAACACACTAATAATATTCTATAACATAGCTTCTTGTTATTAACGtttgaatatttaatttttgaatttaaattatgcGCTTAAAATAGTTGATAATTAAATATTCATAATACAAGCTAAacacgttttgttattattagtacacgttaatatttgaatttaaattagttgttatgataattaaagagtttCTTATGAATAAGatgttatttaaattaatactaaaaataggaaatgactatttaaattaatgcttaaaataagaattaatttgaataagtatTTAGACGTTGATTAATCTGGTTTTGCTTAGTTTTCAAtgtcttgtatgagttctaacgtggcagcacagcattggttattaaaaacaaattacagcaACAATGACGAAAATATAtgagctgtcagtacacgtcagtttgaaataaagctcaacgtcttgaagactggcacagaatatccagatcaacaaaattaacgcatgaagctttcttgctcttcaaggatgtgttgaggcgtaacacctATAAATACAAGCCTTTATTTCAGAATTAATGATGCACCTCTTCTTTATAACTTTCTCTCTTGTAATAAGATCTAATATTTTCTAAGTATtaaaaaagagttgtaattcttagtttatctagctcttacaatttgtaataggcttaagtgttaaaaaagagttagattatttcatagtttaatacgcctaacttagaaacttttcaaagtgttcaacttgtaatctctattgggagattgggatttgcttttattaaagggacttgtaagacgtttcttcaaggggaagaacgtggtgagagaagatagtgagatcttctagtttgtcttaaagtcggattaataaaaggcgttgaaatcttacgggttgaaagagaacccgtaggcggggagtaggttgtttagaaccgaacctcgttaacatatcgtgtgttattctttaaagtttattttccgcacatacgttatagttctACATCGctactctttttattttatcgccacccctatatgaatgaaatgacgaaaatgcccctggacttaaaatttgttaaacacacttcaatctcacttaataacacttttatcactctaaaaacaTTAAACACACTTCAATCCCGAACACTTTTATCGccaccctatatatattgaatttccaGTATCGCCCCTGCATAATATACGAACTCAAACACggtaacatctctctaaaaacgcTCTCTCAgttaaaacaagctaaaagttggaaTCGAGTTACAATGCCTAAccaaagcgactatgaatccgATTCGATAAATACTTTAATCGATTCgaatggttatttaaaaaaaaaattagagtcgccaaaaaacgtgcgactggaccacGGTTGAGTCgtacgttttgtgcgactcagctACGATTTGGTCGCGTGCGactgaatttttatttatttatttatttattttatttatttattttatttttcttttttatttaaattattttttattttcttattatttaatatatgttgtaataaattattttattttataatttattattattatttaaattatttaaatattttttattttttatttaaattattctagtaacttataatttatgttgtagtaatttatttatattatttttattttattattattagaattattttattttatatacattttttatttagttgaaattttaattattaaagtaaattatatttttatttaatattgaatattttattattaatgtttgtttatataatattttattaacctaatctatgttttatttcatattttaaatttacagGACTTTGAAAACGTGCGACTAAGCCGCGGCCGAGTCGCGCGCGACTcccccttttttattttattttttattattttttaaatgaaattcgTTTAGAAATTACCTCGAATTATTGCTTGCGTTTTGAACTCCTTAGTTTTAGCTTCACAGATTTTATGTGttaatttagtgtttttagagtgataaaggtgttatttagtgaggttGGAGCATCCGAGcatatataagaaattttaagtctaaGGCAATAtcgttaatttattaaaataggggtggcgataaaataaaatggGTTGTGAAGTTTAAGGATTGTgttattaattttagatattatataaataattgacATTTTATTGGTTTCTTGGGGGAATGTGCAGTTGATAGTGCTAAAGAAATGATATATTTGtaacttatttaaatttattagacTTAGAAATAAGTctaataatatatttgtatGCTTAGGGTTGACCAATAATGCTAATTATcgacttttaattttttggccAAAGGGATTCACGTGCTATTATGCTATTATTGGTTATAAAATGCATCGGTTTTTCTCACACCATAATTTAATACTaacagagtatataatatattatgaagttatttattaattattttaataaaacctAATGTTATACATACTTTATCAAATACTTCACTATAAAATTAGAAACAAAAGTCAAATGAATTATTGGCTAAACAGAGTTTAATATAAGGAAAGGACATCATGTAGCAATCATTTATGACTAACGACTATTTATAAATAATGCAAATAATGTGCACTATTgaccattaaaaaaaaaaaaaaaaaaactcaatccttttttttttaaatgtcttatttgcttTAGGATTATTAtcgattaattaattttagtttgtattttattcttatttacgcgttaaaacatagttaaatgacattttgtttgattatctcaacataaggtttattaatatctatttttttataattttaaattatacatgATTATTGCTATGAAGTATTAAATTTATGCATTGACAAACGTACAAAAAGCAAATTAGACATTTGAAATTAGACAAAGGGAGCATTATGcatgaaaatttaattataaaatgataaatagtcTGAATTATTTTCACTATTCAATTCTCATCAATTATTGCCTACCACTTGAAGCTTCCTTACCCAAAATAGaactaaattacaatttatGTTCAATTgtgaattatttaattttggttGCCTCAGTTTCTTGATGATGACAACAAATGTTATATGGAGATCTATTACACATTCGACATTCAAAAAGAGTGGCCATCCACTGCCTAATCATgaaagaatgaattaggaaaAAAGGGAGGATATAGAATTAATATTTGAGATAGggagaaattttttatttaataaatgctTGCTATTACTCGAAAGCACTTATTTAATAAATGCTTGCTATTACTCAAAAGCACTGccaattattttgtaaatttttttgttgttgttaaaatttgatttatgtAATTCTTATTCTAGGTAgcctttttttttactatttatctctattttttattttattttatggaaTTTATGAGGTATTATCTGTATattaaaactaaatatatttttatgcttTATAGACATCTCATGAAATGAAATGTTTCTTTCTTAGATTGATTATCACATTCAACCATTTGGcacacatttatatttttttatagaaaagaaatgttattatcataaaatataattatgaataaaatacattgaaaagaaaaagaaaatgctaCAAATTCAAGTAAAGCCCAAAAAGGCTCATTCCATCATACTATACTTCTTGCTACAAATGAAATGTTTCTCAGATAGATGATcacttttagttctttgttcttcttgttcttcttcttctactgaAATGGTGGTCATGAAAATCAAGTAAAGCCCATTCCATCTtgttcaacaatttaaaaagccaaaaagGCTTCCCCACTGACAATATGTAGTATCCCCAAGCCAAACCAATTATTGTACCACTTCCAAATCCAATCACTACAACTTCCCACATCGACAATTCTGTTTTTTCTTCCACattatcattgttcaaagattgcACAACACTATTGTTTTTGCATTCAAGTAATGGTGCTCCACACAATTCAAGATTTCCCTCGTACGAATCAGATGGGAAGGTATCAAATTGGTTACCATGGGGTATAGGCCCTTCCAATTGATTATATGAAACATTAAAAACCTCGAGAGATGTTAAACTAACAAGTTCTTGAGGGATTTCACCGATAAGCCTATTTGATGATAGGTCTAAACCATCCAACAATGATAAGTTCCCGATGGATGGAGGGATGTTTCCGGTAAGTAGGTTATGCGAGAGATTAAGATTTCGAAGTGCTCGCAACATCCCTATAGAATTTGGAATCTTTCCTTCAAAGTGATTATTAGACATATCAAATGTTGACATAGAAGTAATTATCTTCTTATAATCCAGTTCCACCCCCTTTACTGTCATCTTGATGGAGAACATATAATCACCATCACTACCATTTTCTAAGTACCTTGGACTTCCTATAGTAGACATGTTGGTATCCATCATGGAACGAAATTGTTTGATGTACATGAATGGCAACTTACCACAAAAATTATTGTTTGAAAGGTCGAGAATTTGTagatttgaaaaagaaaatgttgCAATCTTTGATAAATTTTTGGTTATATCACCATGAAATTTATTAAAGGATAGGCTGAGAACCTCTAGATACGGAAGGCTACCTAACCAATAGGGGAATACatctttgaatttgttgttcCTCAAATTTAGGACTTTTAGGTTTCTACATTTAGATAAAGACCTAGGTATAGCTCCTTCTAACTGATTGTCAGTGAAATCTACATATTCCAATAAATCACAAGTAGAAAATGCTGATGGAATGGTGCCcttgaaattatttgattggaGATTCAATACAATTAATTCATTACTAGTATTGCCCAAGCAATAAGGAACATCtccattaaatttgttataagataAATCAAGGATTCCAACCAAGTTGCAGATAGAAGAGTTTTTAAAATTCGTCATATTGTATTCTGGAATGCATGACAAATATGAAAGAATTTAGAGAAACTTGTATCTTCatatataatgtaaaaataCATCATAGTAAAAGAATATTCTACCAagaaatttaatcttttttgaaaagtaaaaaaaaaataaaaaatttgaccACATGACTTCTTAAAAAAGTTAGAAATTAGTTTACAAGAATATTGCTTTCTATGAATGGTTACAGAAATATTTGACTTGGATGAATATTGGAAACATTTGGATTAAGATTTGAAATTTTggattttattgataaaaaaaatattctgatTTTCCACCctatttattactccctccgatttcatatgttattctcaaataaatttacgaattttagaatatttatgtgggattttgattgatttgtctcaatatattatttctaaatatcaaaaatcaaagaaatacatTAAAGATAATTCGATAGAACTtgtttcatatatttttattggtaaCATTAATcaatgttatattaaaaaaaaagaaaatatgaaaaaccttaataatacaagaaatatatttttattagtgaCAAGCGaattcaaataagaaaataacaatttaacagttggaagtctcaatgtatgcaaTGGCGAACTATTTTCGAAGATGCAATTTAAATAGGCATTGCTAAAGATTAGTGTACCtgtaatctgtggtgtgattttTCCACTCAAGTTATTGTTGGCAACCACCAAATAATAAAGACTCGTAAGCTTTCCAATGTTGACAGGCAACTGACCCATGAGTTGATTATATGATAAAtccaaataatacaaatttgtaagaagagaaaaagaattcggtatctcaccatgtaaaaGGTTATATGATAAATCCAAATATCCCAAAtatgtaagaagagaaaaagaatttggtatctcaccatgtaattgattatttgataaatttaaattaaataaatttgtaagaagagaaaaagaatttggtatctcaccatgtaattgattatttgataaatccaaattattcaaatttgtaagaagagaaaaagaatttggtatctcaccatgtaattgattatttgataaatccaaATCACTCAAAtatgtaagaagagaaaaagaatttggtatctcaccatgtaattgattatttgataaatacaaataattcaaatttgtaagaagagaaaaagaacttggtatctcaccatgtaattgattatttgataaacccaaatgaatcaaatttgtgagaagagaaaaaaaatttggtatctcaccatgtaattgattatttgataaatttaaattaaataaatttgtaagaagagaaaaagaatttggtatctcaccatgtaattgattatttgataaatccaaatttttcaaatttgtaagcagagaaaaaaaatttggtatctcaccatgtaattgattatttgataaatccaaattattcaaatttgtaagaagagaaaaagaatttggtatctcaccatgtaattgattatttgataaatacaaataattcaaatttgtaagaagagaaaaagaatttggtatctcaccatgtaattgattatttgataaatccaaattattcaaatttgtaagagaaaaagaatttggtatctcaccatgtaatttattatatgataaacccaaatgaattaaatttgtaagaagagaaaaagaatttggtatctcaccatgtaattgattaatTGATAAATCCAAAACTTTCAAacttgtaagaagagaaaaagaatttggtatctcaccatgtaattgaatAGTTGTTAAATCTAAAAATTCCAACCTCTTTAAGAATCCTAATTCATAAGGAAGTAGTCCCCAAAGATTGTTGAAAGAAAGATCCAAAACTTGAAGCTTTTGAAGTTTACTAAACTTTGGCGATATTGTACCAGAAAAGTGGTTCCAACTAAGGGAAAGGCATCGAAGCTCCGACATATTAACAAATAAAAGGAGTGGGCCAATAAATTGGTTCCCAGTAAGGTCGAGATATTGGAGTTTTgtaaggagagaaagagaagacgGGACATGCCCATAAAAAAAGTTATCATGGAGAGATAAGTTTTGCAGGTTTGTAAGAAAACCGATTTGAGGAGAGAGAGTACCATTGAGTAATAAGTTGGAGAAGTCCAGGGAAATGACAGTGGGAGAGTGAAAAGACGTAGAGCAAGTGACGAACGACCAATTGCAATGGTGAGTAGTGTTTTTCCAAGATGATAGACGTTTATGAGGATCATCTTTAATGGCAGATTTAATAGCTAATAATGCTTCTTGTTCTGATAATATTCCGCCATTGATGAAGCTAATATTCAGACAGTGAATAAACAAGAAGAAAACAAGAATTcgcattttgttatttttgtttcttttacttTGATGGGTAGAATACTAGAATTGAGATACATGATGAGAGGAAAATGAAAGACTATTTATAatgtgttaaaataatctagaaaaatctagaattttaattaaatataaaaaatatctaaactaaagaattaaaaatttaaaagtatttaagataatataatagaagtttccagaaaaagtaattaaaaaataaaaatatttaagatattttagtaaatttgTAACTAAACTCATCACTATAAATatccattgatgtaatcaatttttagcaatgaataagaatagtcattttacatattcacttatcttcctctccaaataaatcaattcattattttaccatctaaattttcctacaaaatGCTATGTAGTTCTTTTTGAAAGCAACTTAGGATACTACTTAATATATCCTTAAATATGTATCTATTGTATTCAATTATAGTaaataatttcatatattttaaaagtaaattgaatTATATGTTAAGGTCATATGgtgtttttaataaaaatgtatTATTTAGAATGAATTGaacttaattgtttttaatcaaaatgtattatattataCTGATTTTTCCTTATCAATGAAATTTATTCTTATTGATTTCgtattctttttcttattcaaaattactaattattattgaattaaaactttttttttaactcaaaataaaattttaacttataacaACTTATTTTTACGACATAAgctgatttttactgatttaaactaaattttatcaaacttcaattatttttattaaataatatgaatttaagatgaatctaataagttcttcataaaaaaaaaataaatatcaagaaTTAAGTTTTATTAAGTGGGAATGATGATCTCTTCAAAAAAAACTGAGAATGATGATCAAAGAATGAAGTCATAATTGGGAGACGTTTGATAAATCTATTTTCAAGTTTTATtcagtggtaatgaaaattaatgaaaaatagattttgatcatataataaaaatgctCCTTCCGCCTCTTTTATTTTGCTACGCAATACATAAAAAccttccatttttattttcgtattgtagcaaaattaaatggataaaatatatttgtacTCTAAGAATCCTCCCCAAAGATTTTTTTGACACGATACATAAATGTTATTTTGCACTAATATATAATTCGAATACCTCAAGTgataatgaatgaaaataattttgtagaagaaaatttatttttattagaataagacaatcataatcataaagtctgttaaataatttaatatattcaaatatattaaagttttatttttattctcatcAATTAATACAATAATTAATCGCATTACTAGTAAGCTAGATAATATAGTACACTTACTCAAAACAATTAAAGCCACATATTTTCTCCCTCCCTTTCAATTTATTTctaaaagtaataatttttcttataacatattacatatataacTTTTACGCGATTCAGTGTGTTATTtcgatcatttatatattgaaatatgcaaatctaaaaattataaaaagttaatattatgaaagtatgcgattagacgattcaaacaagatctcagttgactatatttcttcttatacattaattacaatagataaaataagcttgaacgattaATAGTATCAAAAACCGTAATGTACCAAGTATTTCAGAACCGAGGAAGTAGATATTTAGTAGTACAAGTCTACTAAAAAGCCAAGTCAACCATGACTTTAATTAATGGAGCATAAGCTATTAAGGCCTCACGGTACAACTTTGTCTTTATAGACAAGACTTTGACCTGTATCAGTCAAATGGACACATGCCCCTCTGAAACCTTCGTTATGCTTACGCTTATGGAGAGATACTCTCTCCATCTTATGAGAAagcattatataatttaaagatTTGAGTGTCTTTTTAAGTCATATGTTATTAAGTCAGAGAGACAAcggaaatatataattatttaaggaaattaattgtGTGGGTATGAACTAAGCTAGTTGGAAAACGAAGAAAATTTTGACATTATCAATTTCCTTCATTTGGGAAGGAAACAGTCTAAAAACTAAGCTTTAGATTGTATatttaggatatgttatatactttattatatCTTTTCACACGAGATTTGTTTCAATTACAAGAGTAGATGTAGTTACAACACATACCTTCTTCAAAACAAATGCTAAATATTCCATTAGAAAGGAATGATAGATGAGATTtgaaccactacaaaaaaaacgGTGAAATTCCGACTAAATCACCGACTAATCGGAAACAGTCGGAAATTTCTGTCTAACTTACCGACTAACTGTAGTCAGTCGGACATTCCGACTAAATTTCTACTAGCCAAAAAATGTAGGAAAATCCGACTAATCACCGACTGAAAAGATAATCGGAAATTTCCGACTGCCCAATATAGTCGGTATTTAGTCGGAATATTTGGAGGAGGAGGGTTGGTCGGTATTCAGTCGGTGGGTAGTCGgaattttatatttacaattTCCCAATCGCCGTTATTTTCCACCTGTTTCCACCCTTTTCCCTCTATTACCCTCAAATTCTACAACCAAACATACCTCACTC from Amaranthus tricolor cultivar Red isolate AtriRed21 chromosome 3, ASM2621246v1, whole genome shotgun sequence includes:
- the LOC130808056 gene encoding protein ENHANCED DOWNY MILDEW 2-like isoform X2 produces the protein MPWKRIWKKLSNIFSLYDVIHSVRDLLHHKELIEQVMKQDESLKESKGKLRVYLAPFLHGMRYTSFGRHFTKVEKLKEVADKIMWLLFPINFFI
- the LOC130808056 gene encoding uncharacterized protein LOC130808056 isoform X1 encodes the protein MPWKRIWKKLSNIFSLYDVIHSVRDLLHHKELIEQVMKQDESLKESKGKLRVYLAPFLHGMRYTSFGRHFTKVEKLKEVHYPILMAEKLLLLLLQHGICLVKFVH
- the LOC130808058 gene encoding receptor-like protein 52 translates to MRILVFFLFIHCLNISFINGGILSEQEALLAIKSAIKDDPHKRLSSWKNTTHHCNWSFVTCSTSFHSPTVISLDFSNLLLNGTLSPQIGFLTNLQNLSLHDNFFYGHVPSSLSLLTKLQYLDLTGNQFIGPLLLFVNMSELRCLSLSWNHFSGTISPKFSKLQKLQVLDLSFNNLWGLLPYELGFLKRLEFLDLTTIQLHGEIPNSFSLLTSLKVLDLSINQLHGEIPNSFSLLTNLIHLGLSYNKLHGEIPNSFSLTNLNNLDLSNNQLHGEIPNSFSLLTNLNYLYLSNNQLHGEIPNSFSLLTNLNNLDLSNNQLHGEIPNFFSLLTNLKNLDLSNNQLHGEIPNSFSLLTNLFNLNLSNNQLHGEIPNFFSLLTNLIHLGLSNNQLHGEIPSSFSLLTNLNYLYLSNNQLHGEIPNSFSLLTYLSDLDLSNNQLHGEIPNSFSLLTNLNNLDLSNNQLHGEIPNSFSLLTNLFNLNLSNNQLHGEIPNSFSLLTYLGYLDLSYNLLHGEIPNSFSLLTNLYYLDLSYNQLMGQLPVNIGKLTSLYYLVVANNNLSGKITPQITEYNMTNFKNSSICNLVGILDLSYNKFNGDVPYCLGNTSNELIVLNLQSNNFKGTIPSAFSTCDLLEYVDFTDNQLEGAIPRSLSKCRNLKVLNLRNNKFKDVFPYWLGSLPYLEVLSLSFNKFHGDITKNLSKIATFSFSNLQILDLSNNNFCGKLPFMYIKQFRSMMDTNMSTIGSPRYLENGSDGDYMFSIKMTVKGVELDYKKIITSMSTFDMSNNHFEGKIPNSIGMLRALRNLNLSHNLLTGNIPPSIGNLSLLDGLDLSSNRLIGEIPQELVSLTSLEVFNVSYNQLEGPIPHGNQFDTFPSDSYEGNLELCGAPLLECKNNSVVQSLNNDNVEEKTELSMWEVVVIGFGSGTIIGLAWGYYILSVGKPFWLFKLLNKMEWALLDFHDHHFSRRRRTRRTKN